One Diospyros lotus cultivar Yz01 chromosome 1, ASM1463336v1, whole genome shotgun sequence genomic window carries:
- the LOC127811405 gene encoding flavonoid 3',5'-hydroxylase 2-like yields MAANTVWFWELAAATLLFLITKLFISAFSKPFRRHLPPGPRGWPVIGALPLLGDMPHVQLAKLAKKYGPFMHLKLGTSNVVVASSPDVARAFLKTLDTNFSNRPIHAGPTHLAYDAQDLVFAEYGPKWRLLRKLCDLHMLGRRALDDWSHVRVVELGHMSREICRLSGRGEPVALPEMLSHAMVNMMGQVILSKRVFPDKGSESNEFKDMVVELMTTAGYFNIGDFIPSIAWMDLQGIERGMKRLHKKFDALLTKMIEEHTESAHKRQAKPDFLDTLLIASRESSGSLSMINVKALLLNLFTAGTDTSSSAIEWALAEMINNPSILKRSHEEMDQVIGRDRRLEESDIPKLPYFQAIVKEAFRKHPSTPLNLPRVSNKACEVNGYYIPKNTRLMVNIWAIGRDPSVWENPLEFIPERFLSPDKQKMEARGNDFELIPFGSGRRICAGVRMGIVMVEYILGTLVHSFDWKLPDGMVQLNMDETFGLALQKSVPLSAMATPRLSPAAYAA; encoded by the exons ATGGCCGCCAACACAGTATGGTTTTGGGAGTTGGCCGCAGCAACCCTTCTCTTCCTCATCACGAAGCTCTTCATTTCCGCATTCTCAAAGCCCTTCCGCAGGCATCTGCCGCCCGGGCCAAGAGGGTGGCCGGTCATCGGCGCTCTCCCGCTCCTGGGAGACATGCCTCACGTTCAACTAGCAAAACTGGCCAAGAAATATGGACCTTTCATGCATCTCAAACTGGGAACTAGCAATGTGGTTGTGGCGTCGAGTCCAGACGTTGCCAGAGCCTTCTTGAAAACCCTAGATACCAATTTCTCAAATCGCCCTATTCATGCTGGCCCTACCCATCTGGCCTACGATGCTCAGGACTTGGTTTTCGCAGAGTATGGACCAAAATGGAGGCTCCTCCGGAAACTGTGCGATTTACACATGCTTGGCCGGAGAGCTCTAGATGACTGGTCGCATGTCCGAGTCGTGGAGCTTGGGCATATGTCGAGAGAGATCTGTCGCTTGAGCGGTAGAGGTGAGCCGGTGGCGTTGCCGGAGATGCTAAGCCACGCCATGGTAAACATGATGGGGCAAGTCATACTTAGTAAGCGAGTGTTTCCCGACAAAGGCTCGGAGTCTAATGAGTTCAAGGACATGGTAGTGGAGCTCATGACCACTGCGGGCTACTTCAACATTGGCGATTTCATACCGTCGATAGCGTGGATGGACTTGCAAGGGATCGAGCGGGGTATGAAACGGTTGCACAAGAAGTTTGACGCCTTGCTGACGAAGATGATCGAGGAGCACACAGAATCGGCTCATAAGCGTCAAGCTAAGCCAGATTTTCTTGATACCCTCCTCATCGCCAGTAGAGAAAGCTCTGGAAGCCTTAGCATGATCAACGTCAAGGCACTTCTTTTG AATCTGTTTACTGCTGGCACTGATACATCCTCGAGTGCAATTGAATGGGCACTTGCCGAGATGATAAACAACCCGAGCATCCTCAAACGATCACATGAAGAGATGGATCAAGTCATTGGTCGAGATCGACGATTGGAGGAGTCAGACATTCCAAAGCTGCCGTACTTTCAAGCTATAGTAAAGGAAGCCTTCCGGAAGCACCCATCCACGCCCCTTAATCTCCCGAGAGTTTCAAACAAGGCTTGTGAAGTGAACGGCTACTACATACCCAAGAACACCAGATTAATGGTGAACATATGGGCGATTGGGCGAGACCCCAGCGTTTGGGAAAACCCTTTAGAGTTCATCCCAGAAAGGTTTTTAAGCCCAGACAAGCAAAAAATGGAGGCGCGAGGCAATGATTTCGAGCTAATTCCTTTCGGGTCTGGGAGAAGGATTTGTGCGGGAGTTAGGATGGGCATTGTGATGGTCGAGTATATTTTAGGGACATTGGTGCACTCATTTGACTGGAAATTGCCGGATGGGATGGTGCAGTTAAACATGGACGAGACTTTCGGGCTCGCATTGCAGAAATCTGTCCCTCTCTCTGCCATGGCCACTCCTCGCCTCTCTCCAGCAGCTTATGCTGCCTAA
- the LOC127812104 gene encoding uncharacterized protein LOC127812104 has protein sequence MSVPEFGGWDRSADEEATNYSVVFSQARANRKEHKSNPRHASLGNEQEILIKQKQQQQQQQQQRLFYPKDHAVRKKKGVNYFSCCFKP, from the exons ATGTCAGTTCCTGAGTTTGGAGGGTGGGATCGTAGCGCTGATGAAGAAGCAACAAACTACTCTGTGGTGTTTTCTCAAGCCCGTGCCAACAGGAAGGAGCATAAGAGCAATCCACGACATGCTAGCCTTGGGAACGAACAAGAGATTTTGATCAAAcaaaagcagcagcagcagcaacaacaacaacaacgtCTATTTTATCCGAAAGATCATGCCGTG AGAAAAAAGAAGGGTGTAAACTATTTTAGCTGCTGTTTTAAGCCTTGA